A window from Herbaspirillum sp. meg3 encodes these proteins:
- a CDS encoding branched-chain amino acid ABC transporter permease, with protein MLEQQLINALSLGSVYALFALGFTLVFGVLGVINLSHGAIFMLGSYAALLLVEKLALPLWLAMLAAMVATGLIGLIVDFLVLKPLRKRNAPHLIPMIATIGVAIMLTNLAQGLFGAENKRFPVGTIPEDSVTIGNMHVTAVQVGIVVIAFVLMIVLLAVMRRTQLGRALRAIAESPKAAYLLGINVEGLFYLTSFAAAALGGAAGVLVGLSFNAISPFMGQPMLHKGIAVIILGGMGDIRGAMIGGLFLGFAEVLTVAYISSDFRDAVAFGLLFLILLVKPSGMFGKVLERKA; from the coding sequence ATGTTAGAACAACAACTTATCAATGCCCTTTCGCTAGGCAGCGTCTATGCGCTCTTTGCGCTCGGGTTCACGCTGGTATTCGGCGTGCTCGGCGTCATCAACCTGTCGCACGGCGCGATCTTCATGCTGGGTAGTTATGCCGCACTGCTGCTGGTCGAAAAACTGGCACTGCCGCTCTGGCTGGCCATGCTCGCGGCAATGGTCGCCACCGGTCTGATCGGCCTCATCGTCGACTTTCTGGTGCTGAAACCGCTGCGCAAGCGCAATGCACCCCACCTGATTCCCATGATTGCCACCATCGGTGTCGCGATCATGCTGACCAATCTCGCGCAAGGTCTGTTCGGCGCCGAGAACAAACGCTTCCCGGTCGGCACCATCCCGGAAGACAGCGTCACCATCGGCAACATGCACGTCACCGCGGTACAAGTCGGCATCGTCGTCATCGCCTTCGTGCTGATGATCGTGCTGCTGGCCGTGATGCGCCGCACACAGCTGGGCCGCGCGCTGCGCGCCATCGCCGAGTCGCCGAAAGCCGCTTACCTGCTGGGCATCAACGTCGAAGGCCTGTTCTACCTGACCTCGTTTGCCGCCGCCGCGCTGGGGGGCGCAGCGGGCGTGCTGGTCGGCCTGTCCTTCAATGCGATCTCGCCCTTCATGGGCCAGCCGATGCTGCACAAGGGCATTGCCGTCATCATCCTGGGCGGCATGGGCGACATCCGCGGCGCGATGATCGGCGGTTTGTTCCTCGGCTTTGCCGAAGTGCTGACCGTGGCGTACATTTCGAGCGACTTCCGCGATGCGGTGGCGTTCGGTCTCCTGTTTTTGATTTTGTTGGTCAAGCCTTCCGGCATGTTCGGCAAAGTGCTGGAAAGAAAGGCTTAA